Sequence from the Leptospira johnsonii genome:
AACGAAACAGATCATGTCTTACTAGTTTGAGCAATTGTTCGATATTTGTGGTGATCCCTCGGATGTAGAGATCGGAAAGAGCTCTTTCCATTCTGAGAAGCGCTTCTTCTCTCGTGGTTCCCGTGGTGATTAATTTTCCGATCATGGGATCATAATCACCTAATACTCTATCACCTTTTCTGAATCCGAAATCGCAACGTACTCCGTTGAATGTAGGTAATTCCAGATCTTTTATTTTTCCCGGAGAAGGTGAATAGTTTTGAAAAGGGTCTTCCGCATAGATCCTGCATTGGATAGAATGATTTCTGTCAGAGAATCTTCTGCGGATCACCGAGTCATAAGGGATCTCTTGTTCTCTTCCATCAAAAAATAGAATTTGCCATTTAGCTAGATCGATCCCAAGAGATTGGTCCGTCACAGGATATTCCACCTGTAATCTAGTATTCATTTCTAAAAAACCAAAATTGCCTGTTTCGCAATCTAGTAGGAATTCCACGGTTCCCGCGGCACATCCTTCCGAGTAACCTGAGATATGAGCGATCTTTTCTGCGGATGATAATAATTGTAATAAGGTCCTATCGTCTAAAAAAGTTTCTCCACTTTCTTCCACAACTTTTTGGTTTCTTCTTTGAACCGCGCATTTTCGGATACCTACTGCGGTGGAATTGAAAATTTGCACTTCAAAGTGAGCAGGTCTCTCTACGTATTTTTCAAAGAAGAAGGTACCGTTTCCGTAGGATTGGACGCCGATACGGACCGCACTTTCTATTGCAGGAACTAGCTCTTTGGAATTTCGTACGATGACCATTCCTTTTCCACCGCCGCCGCTGTCCAATTTGATCATGATAGGATAACCGATCCTTTCCGCTTCTTGGACTGCGATCTCTTCTCCGCCTGTGATGGGTCCGCTTCCCAATAAAAGTGGGATACCGTTCTCTAATGCCAACTTTCTAGCATCCAGTTTGTTTCCCACTTTTCTCATTACGGAGGCTTTGGGACCCATGAATATTATATTTTTTTTATATATTAGGGATGCTTCCTCCAATGATTCCACAAATTTGAAGTCTTCGGACAAAAATCCGTATCCTGGATATACAGCGTTTGCGTCAGAAAGCAAGGTGGCGGCTATGATTGTCTGGGAATTCGTATATTTATCGGAACTTCCTATGTATATGATCTCGTCTGCGGACTCATACCAGGATTGTTCTCTATCAGGGTCGGTTACTACTGCAACGGAGCGGATACCTTCTTCTCTTAATGCTAAAAAGAATCTTTTGGCGATCTCTCCCCTGTTTGCGATCAGTACTTTTTTCAGGACACCTTTTCTTTCCGGTAAAATTTCCCTTTTTTCGGAACGCCCTGGGTTTAAAATTTTCAATTCTCTGATGACGGAATCTATTTCAGGAATGCTTAATATTCCTTGGGTAAATGAATCTGGTTCTGGTTTTCTTGTGGGTATCATTCGCTTTTTCTCCTAAAAGATCAGGAGGACTTCGGAAAATGCATAATCCCCCGTATGGCTAATACTTAACCGAATAGAATTCGGTTTTAAGTTGTTCAGATAAGTTTCAAAGTTTCCGTAAAAACGAAAATAGGGACGACCATAATCGTCGTTGCGTATCTCAATCTCGGAATAGTTTACAGTTAAGTCAGGCTTTTGAAATAGGCGATATCCGTCCAAGGCCTTGATCAATGCCTCTTTTGCTGCGTATCTTCCTGCAAAAAAGCTGGCTTTTTGATTTTCAGGTTTTGTCTGTCCCTGCTTCCTTTCCCAATCCGTAAAAGTGATTCTAAAGAAGAAGGTAGCCTTATCCTGTAAACTTTCTTTGAACTCCGGAATGAAAGTTAGATCCACTCCTACGGAAGCGTACGGACTGGTTACCGATTCAAAATTTGGAAGAGTTTGTGATCCTAATTTCATTTTTTCTCTCCCTGCTTGGATCTATAACCAGCATTTAGGAGTAACCCGATCTCTTCTTCTTGGAAGTAGGACTTAGTATGTCTTTCATACATAGGTTTTCCTAACCCCATTCTGATCTCATGGTATCTGTTCCGATTGGTGATCTCTCTTTTTCTTCTTAATTTCAGATAGGTTTCTCTTTGCTCTGGTGTGAGCGCCGCTAAGAAATAGTCCGAATGAACGAAAAGGCAAAGTGCTCCCACATGTCCAAACCCTAAAGTAGTCAACATTCCGGCTTTAATATTATGTTTACCGAATGGAATGCTTTCGTCCGTAAAAGTGATGAAAGGATATTCGTTCATGTCGGGATCCACTTCTTCAAGATTTCGATTTCCGGTTACGATACCTTCTTCTAAAGTTTGTAATATTCCAATAGTCTGCCAGGCTGCGGCTCCTCCTTTGGAATGTCCTGTAAGAGATTTCTGAGAAACTACGGGTAATAGGTTTCCTGGAGTTCTTCCTAACTTGGATAATAAATTATACAAAAGTTTGTTTTCATTCTTATCGTTTGCTTTTGTGGAAGTATCGTGCTTGTAGGCGACACCTATATCGTCCGCAGTGAGACCGAAAGGAGCTAACGCGTTTCTTAATGGGGATTTTTCTTTTTCGGATTCTGCACCTAAAGATAAAAGTCCGAGGCCCGGCGCAGGAATAGAAGCTTGGATACCGTCCGTTTTAGAACCTGCATAGGCTAAAATTCCATACACTGGAAGTCCTGCTTCGAGAGCTAAGTCTGCTCTTGCAAGTAGGACGACTCCTCCTCCTTGCGCTTCTACGAATCCTCCCCTTCGGATATCGTTCGGGCGGCACATTCCTTTTGGATCGATGCCTTGTTCCAACATTTCTACGCTGCTTGCAGTCGCTTGCATGTCTCCAAATCCAACCAAACTTTCCATCGCAAAATCATCGAAGGCACCGGCTAACATAAAGCCCGCTTTTCCTTCTTTGATTAAACTCGCCGCCATTTCTAAAGAAATTCCCGCAGTCGCGCAGGCTGCTACTGGAGTTTGGACGGGACCATATCCTCCTACGTAAGAGGTGAGTGCCCAAGCTGTAGTAACGTTGATCAGCGATTCTTGTAACGCGTCATGCTGTCTTTCTTTTCCGAGTAAGAAGTCATGAAACATTCTTTTGAGTTTTCCCATTCCTCCCATACCGGAGCCGACTGTGGAGCCGACAAGTCCTGGATGTAGGAATTCATACAATTCCATAGGTTCCATTCCGGAACGTAAGAACGCTTCGCATGTGCAATAAAGATTATATACTGTGATCGGATCGACTTGAGCGGTCAGATCTTTGGTCAGTCCATATTTGGCCGGATCCCAACCTTTCGGGATTTGCCCTGCCACTTTTCTATTGAAGTCAGAAGCCTTTCTTGCCTTGATCGTACTTCCTTTTTTTCTTCTAACAAACCATTTGTCTTTTTCGGAATCATGATAGATCTCCGTAGCTTCAGGTTCTGCTTTTTTGAATTCTTCCGCTTCTTTCGAGTTGGAAACAGGTATGAAGAAGTCCTCTTCTAAAACCACATCTACGAAGGAGAATAAAGCAGAAGGATCAAAACCCACACATTCCTTATCGATTATCCGGATGCCCGTATGAGCTAAGATCTTCTCTTCGTATTTAGATTTGATTTCCCATTCTGCGACCGCTTCGCCAGTTTCGGAATCGGTCCAACTTCTTCCTTTATCTGCAGCTTGGTACTTAATATAACCCATCATCCAAGCGAGTTCGAGAGCAGCCTCTAAGGACAGTGTTCCGGATTTTTCCAATTCCCATCTGGTCATGGAACTGCCCGCAGGTCCGAGTTCTGCAAAACCTACGACACAAATTGTTTTAGATAAATCTAATCCTTTTAAATATCCGATCTCATTCAATCGTGCTTGGCTAGGGACAGAAGGGTATTTATACACTTCTTTAGGTAAGAATTCTCTTGTTTTAGTATCACGTTTTTCTAATGTAACTTTGCTCTTAAGCAAAAAGGTTTCCTTTTTGATCTTTGCTTCGGAAAGAATATCTACACGGATTTTGCCTAAAGTTTTTCCAAGATCGGTTTGAGAATCCAAACCGCCTGTGAAATTTACCTTAGTGATTTGTTCGGAAGAATGAAATACACAAGTATGGATCAAATTTCCTAAAAGAAGTCCCATCTCTCTTTTGGAGAATGTGAGGACTCCCGATCTTTCTTCCAATGCTTGGGCAACGAGATCGTTCGCCTCCATGAGGCCTGTTCCTCTTACCCAACCGATCACACAACCGTGGATCCTTGTATGTTTTCCCCAATCGTCTTCTTCCGAGAATTTTTTGCGGAATAAAGTCTCGAGACCCAATTTGGTTTCTGCATACATTCCATCTCTTCCAAAGATACCGTGATTCGGCGAGAGAGGTAGGATTACATGAAGCGGAGAAGTTTCCGTCGGCGTGTTCTTAACTCTTCCCAGAGTTCCGATCAGTTTTTCCACACCGAGTAACATGACTCTCAATGATGTTAAAGAAGAATCATCTAACTGTGATCCTGTATTTTCTTCTCCGACTGCGCCGAATGGAATTAAAACGTCCGGCTCCCAATCTTTTTGGACCAACCATTCGGATAAAGAACGTATATCTTCGAACGATCCTTGAGAGAATGGAACTAAAGAAAGTGAAGCTCCTTTTGCTCCGTACTTCTGGAAGATTCTTTTGTAAAACTTAACTTTTTCTGAAGAATAAGAAGTGGTAGTTAGGATAATATCCGCTCCACCCGAGAGTAACACGAATACGGTCTCTAATGCGATTGAGTTTGGACCTCCCCCTGTTACTAAAACTTTTAGACCGGAGAACGAAATCCCAGTCTCGGAAGAACTCAAAATAGAATTCAGAATAGATTCGGTTTCTTTCCGGTTCTCTGTCCAACTCCCTCCCTGATCTTCACTTGTTCCGATAGAAATTTTTCCTTGGAAAAAGTCCTTTAATTTAGCAGAATATTCTACTTCTTTAAAGTTTAAATTTCCTTCTTCAGAGATCTCTAGTTTAGGACGTAATACTGAGTTTTCTGCCTGGAAGATCGGTTTTTTATTCTGATCCCAGTGAGAGGAGAGAGATCTCAAATATTCTCTTTTGGATCCGATGTTTTTCTTTTTTTCAGGAAATTGGATCTCGTCCTTCTCCAAGATTTGGTCCCAGTATTCTAAAACTTGGGATAATAGAGGACTTGCATGATTTGCAAAATACTTTTCTTCTTCCTGACTTAAACGACTTACAGTTCCGACTCTGAATCTGGTTAAACCTTGCAAAAGTTTTTTCTTTGCCCATTGTTCCGAGTTAGAAAAACGAACTATTTTCTTTTCGTCGAATAGGGAAGAAGGAGCAGACTCTGCTTGGATCTTTTGCCTAGCTTCTTCTATAACATTCAGATCTTTTATTAAAAATTCTGCAAATGGATCTTCTCCTAAAAGCCTAGACTGGAAGTTCTTAATTGCTTTTCCAAAAATTCCTTCCGCTCCGAAATACTTTCTTTCCAGTTCTTCTAACGCAGCTGCATCTACTTTTGCCCCTCCGCCAGATCCTGAATTGCTTGCGGAAAGTTTTCCGATCCGTATTCCTTTGGATTGGGCAAACAGATCCACTGCTTTGTCCAACCATTTGGATGCGTCCTTAGAACTTCCGATCCGAGAGTTTAATGCGATCGAACTCAATGGACCCTTTCGTAACGACTCTCCTTCTCTTACGTATAAAGGAAGAAAGATACTGATCGCAAAAATCCCCGAAGCACTTAAGCCTCTTTCTTCTTTTAGATATTTAAAGATCTCTGTTCTGCCGAAATCAGGCGGGAAAAATTTCTTCAAGGTTTCTTCGAAGGAAGTTCTGAGATAAGGCCCAGGTTGTGTGTATGCAGATTGCTCTTCCAAAGATCTTACAAGGTCTTTTAAGGATTTCTCATGAGCCCCATCCAAACTTGTGGTTTTGAATTCCGCTCCCAGATCCGCCATCACCTGATTTCGTTTGGAAGAATTTCCTCCGAATAGAGTATCTATATTTTCCTCTTCAGAAATTTCTTCGGGTCGTATTCCTGCCTTTAAAGAAAGTAATACGAATAATGCATCCTTCTTAGTAAGATTTACGGACGATTCTTCTCCGCCGAACTGTTGGGGTTCT
This genomic interval carries:
- a CDS encoding holo-ACP synthase; its protein translation is MKLGSQTLPNFESVTSPYASVGVDLTFIPEFKESLQDKATFFFRITFTDWERKQGQTKPENQKASFFAGRYAAKEALIKALDGYRLFQKPDLTVNYSEIEIRNDDYGRPYFRFYGNFETYLNNLKPNSIRLSISHTGDYAFSEVLLIF